From Anopheles coluzzii chromosome 3, AcolN3, whole genome shotgun sequence, the proteins below share one genomic window:
- the LOC120957223 gene encoding uncharacterized protein LOC120957223 isoform X3 — translation MHNGATSLAAKVGKEFAPRTDVIIEEQQQQHQQKEMQGNERVQEQSGNRTDTSTGSDCVAGSERRPIGSYHRRRPPPYNNSRTSWSGGAASTGSNNGRSGHYHRNGYYGNGGGYYGAGKRSHYEHYPRRQQPSASTNRTTSGEGGETGGTTINDDEYTRITTPRQDVLFKKGYLSRPKPSVATASTSNTGSSSIAATTSEGSDGGNGGSNSISTTESITSEYGGSYAADGSQLIDYSYPCIPCGYFTETGVLVMNGFAVDNNGFSYFNGGQTYIYPPNYNNCQPSPPTDTTSAGDQTTDSMLYANDNATDETNANESTDLLDGSSPNHAPPVGDVEAVAQYDSNTAAVVAYGECGDTAGDGQFYANGALPTLEQVPEEIIPNGEPQLAGELMAADAAAAATAAGAVCDVQEPQDYSENGFFPYTNGYDFAQFYNSLCYPNWFMEQCRMYDDAGLPLYCGGEYAMTNEEVYGHQPSFKKRKKRFRTFEEMPAVNGNSYDVGNATSAMMLEPNATGSETTECVPESQVPSKDAPLQSYQLNADVQEFQPAALPVANSLPNAAKIGDVCTTSNDKVVHHSTKPGNAQPVARSRHPVAPKASKSTSKVVAAVPAAAQAAVTSESATAPNSSPVPVGGKPTSSKANRKKDLIESTLAFAAQNIDLTRPKAAASVSHESDLCWSTIDRNGRKKRVASELPEQDAVTAPGAEKESAAEERANTKHTNGDTVQPVAPTQAAPTTVECSTVPDANGNREQPTKSKKKTHKHKRQQLRKSVGNFSKQPLEGFQLIEPEFSSSAAGHRRGRSGDKAGRAETITPKASNEEATQNVEVSNEKQPSSVSDGLEQETASCEGASRVIEEVAEVATTDVYCDKESDGVPAEVSPTEENVALEVEELIAQKVIPSLAVAVAVEEKTNLNETETEMHHQQTMSVDVEQLEDKEQEPEVEVIAEGVIEESKNDSKSVAQEPEAVEEVFNHVAEGDVEILQEPTELDSTLCVEELIVPHDLDESSAVLSLPVEQHQTMDVQLTIDTHVLTSAAKQLTISSVSSPKLPTLEEDETEEQADGADDGIGSEGDDARPKRGSVSGAGYTESIDSGLQSPAPCGGVASPETSSMVSSIESQPASGESSQSALTQVVGSWLLRKLEVHETEELFVLPSNPLLIQRLERFHQLQRRERRERLRGVITSESEGDEEEEYDLEGEDTDSDYMSDGQGRLDRTQSDDANSSQPGSPLNSTQQEGADAAPKTLPDDAGTLLVGLDEGKRQAPAVHANGEHKSAAMVHRAADSKRCSIM, via the exons ATGCACAATGGCGCTACTAGTCTAGCTGCAAAGGTCGGAAAAGAGTTTGCACCTAGAACTGATGTAATAAtagaagagcagcagcagcagcatcagcagaagGAAATGCAAGGAAATGAGCGTGTGCAGGAGCAAAGTGGGAATCGAACCGACACCAGCACCGGCAGCGACTGTGTGGCAGGCTCGGAACGACGTCCCATCGGTTCCTACCATAGACGTCGACCTCCTCCGTACAACAACTCGCGAACCAGCTGGAGCGGAGGAGCGGCGTCCACCGGATCGAACAATGGCCGCAGCGGCCATTACCACCGTAACGGTTACTATGGTAATGGGGGTGGATATTATGGCGCGGGCAAACGATCGCACTACGAGCACTACCCACGACGGCAGCAACCATCGGCCAGCACGAACAGAACGACCTCCGGCGAGGGAGGAGAAACAGGAGGAACTACGATTAACGACG ATGAGTACACCCGAATAACAACCCCACGACAGGACGTGCTCTTCAAGAAGGGCTACCTGTCCCGTCCGAAGCCTTCGGTCGCGACGGCCAGTACGTCGAACACGGGCTCCAGCTCGATCGCGGCCACCACCAGCGAGGGCAGCGATGGGGGCAACGGAGGCAGCAACAGCATTTCCACGACGGAATCCATCACGTCCGAGTACGGTGGGTCGTATGCGGCCGACGGCAGCCAGCTGATTGACTATTCCTACCCCTGCATTCCGTGCGGCTACTTCACGGAAACGGGCGTACTTGTGATGAATG GTTTTGCTGTAGACAACAATGGCTTTTCGTACTTTAACGGTGGCCAGACGTACATCTACCCACCGAACTACAACAACTGCCAACCGTCACCGCCGACAGACACGACGTCCGCCGGGGACCAAACGACGGATTCGATGCTTTACGCAAATGACAATGCAACGGACGAAACGAACGCGAACGAATCGACTGATCTGCTGGATGGATCGTCTCCGAACCATGCGCCACCGGTCGGTGATGTTGAGGCTGTGGCGCAGTACGACAGCAACACAGCTGCCGTTGTCGCTTACGGTGAGTGCGGTGACACCGCCGGTGATGGTCAGTTCTACGCGAACGGTGCCCTTCCCACGCTGGAGCAGGTGCCGGAAGAGATCATTCCGAACGGCGAACCACAGCTGGCCGGGGAGCTGATGgccgctgatgctgctgctgctgctactgctgctggcgcAGTGTGTGACGTGCAGGAGCCGCAGGACTACTCGGAGAATGGGTTCTTCCCGTACACGAATGGGTACGATTTCGCTCAGTTCTACAATTCGCTTTGCTATCCCAACTGGTTCATGGAACAGTGCCGCATGTACGATGATGCTG GTTTACCATTATACTGCGGTGGCGAGTACGCTATGACAAATGAGGAGGTCTACGGACATCAGCCGAGCTTTAAGAAGCGCAAAAAGCGGTTCCGTACCTTTGAGGAG ATGCCGGCAGTAAACGGTAACTCTTATGACGTTGGAAACGCCACATCTGCAATGATG CTTGAACCCAACGCTACCGGTAGCGAGACTACCGAATGTGTGCCAGAAAGCCAAGTTCCTTCTAAAGATGCGCCTCTTCAGTCGTATCAACTAAATGCCGACGTGCAGGAGTTCCAACCTGCTGCACTGCCGGTGGCCAACTCACTTCCAAACGCCGCCAAGATTGGAGACGTCTGTACCACGTCGAACGACAAAGTGGTTCATCACAGCACCAAGCCAGGCAACGCTCAACCAGTGGCGAGAAGTCGTCATCCAGTAGCACCAAAAGCTTCAAAATCTACGTCCAAAGTAGTAGCGGCTgtgcctgctgctgcccaaGCTGCCGTTACTTCAGAGTCAGCTACAGCACCAAACTCATCTCCAGTGCCAGTTGGTGGAAAGCCAACGTCCAGCAAAGCTAACCGCAAGAAGGATTTGATCGAGTCGACGCTTGCCTTCGCCGCCCAGAACATTGATCTCACGCGCCCGAAAGCGGCTGCATCGGTGTCCCACGAGAGCGACCTGTGCTGGAGCACCATCGATCGGAATGGCCGGAAGAAGCGTGTTGCATCGGAGCTGCCGGAGCAGGATGCGGTCACTGCGCCTGGAGCGGAGAAGGAATCTGCTGCGGAAGAGCGCGCGAACACGAAACACACGAACGGCGACACAGTGCAGCCAGTTGCACCGACACAAGCTGCGCCTACTACGGTAGAATGTTCCACGGTGCCGGACGCGAACGGTAACCGGGAGCAGCCAACTAAGAGTAAGAAAAagacacacaagcacaaaagACAGCAGCTCCGGAAGTCGGTGGGCAACTTCAGCAAGCAACCGCTGGAAGGATTTCAGCTAATCGAGCCGGAATTTTCGTCCTCGGCGGCGGGACACCGCCGTGGACGAAGTGGTGATAAGGCAGGACGTGCTGAGACGATCACGCCGAAAGCTAGCAATGAAGAGGCAACACAGAATGTTGAAGTCAGCAATGAGAAGCAGCCGTCCTCTGTGTCGGACGGCCTGGAGCAAGAAACGGCATCATGTGAGGGAGCTAGTCGCGTTATTGAAGAGGTTGCAGAGGTTGCAACTACAGACGTGTATTGTGATAAGGAAAGCGATGGTGTGCCAGCCGAAGTATCGCCCACGGAAGAGAATGTTGCGTTGGAGGTAGAGGAATTAATCGCTCAAAAAGTCATCCCCTCGctagctgttgctgttgcggtgGAGGAGAAAACTAATCTAAACGAGACTGAGACTGAAATGCACCACCAACAAACGATGTCTGTGGACGTCGAGCAACTGGAAGACAAGGAACAGGAGCCAGAAGTTGAAGTTATCGCCGAAGGAGTGATTGAGGAGAGCAAAAATGACTCCAAATCGGTTGCTCAGGAACCTGAAGCGGTGGAAGAGGTGTTCAACCATGTTGCCGAAGGAGATGTTGAGATTTTACAGGAGCCAACCGAGCTTGACAGCACACTTTGCGTAGAGGAACTCATAGTTCCCCATGATCTCGATGAGTCCAGCGCAGTTTTGTCCCTCCCGGTCGAACAGCACCAAACAATGGACGTCCAGCTGACGATCGACACGCACGTGCTTACCAGTGCTGCCAAACAGCTGACGATCAGTTCCGTCAGCAGCCCCAAATTGCCCACACTCGAAGAGGACGAAACGGAGGAGCAAGCCGACGGGGCGGATGATGGCATTGGATCGGAGGGTGACGACGCGCGTCCCAAGCGTGGCAGCGTCTCCGGCGCTGGATACACCGAAAGCATCGACTCGGGTCTACAGAGCCCGGCGCCGTGCGGTGGAGTTGCCTCGCCCGAAACCTCGTCCATGGTGAGCTCAATCGAAAGCCAACCGGCCAGCGGTGAATCAAGCCAGTCCGCTCTGACCCAGGTGGTAGGTTCGTGGCTGTTGCGAAAGCTGGAAGTGCACGAAACCGAGGAGTTGTTTGTACTGCCGAGCAATCCGCTGCTGATTCAGCGTCTCGAGCGGTTCCACCAGCTGCAGCGCCGCGAACGCCGCGAGCGACTTCGGGGAGTGATCACGTCCGAGTCGGAGGGGGATGAAGAGGAAGAGTACGATCTCGAGGGAGAGGACACGGACAGTGACTACATGAGCGATGGACAAGGAAGGCTAGATCGCACACAGTCTGACGACGCCAACAGCTCCCAGCCGGGATCGCCGCTTAACTCCACCCAGCAGGAAGGTGCTGACGCTGCGCCGAAAACTCTGCCCGATGATGCGGGGACACTGTTGGTCGGGCTGGATGAAGGCAAGCGACAGGCGCCAGCCGTTCATGCCAACGGGGAACACAAATCCGCAGCAATGGTGCATCGGGCGGCCGACTCAAAGCGCTGCTCGATCATGTAG
- the LOC120957223 gene encoding uncharacterized protein LOC120957223 isoform X2, with the protein MPIPNTRTHIGHRHKMHNGATSLAAKVGKEFAPRTDVIIEEQQQQHQQKEMQGNERVQEQSGNRTDTSTGSDCVAGSERRPIGSYHRRRPPPYNNSRTSWSGGAASTGSNNGRSGHYHRNGYYGNGGGYYGAGKRSHYEHYPRRQQPSASTNRTTSGEGGETGGTTINDDEYTRITTPRQDVLFKKGYLSRPKPSVATASTSNTGSSSIAATTSEGSDGGNGGSNSISTTESITSEYGGSYAADGSQLIDYSYPCIPCGYFTETGVLVMNGFAVDNNGFSYFNGGQTYIYPPNYNNCQPSPPTDTTSAGDQTTDSMLYANDNATDETNANESTDLLDGSSPNHAPPVGDVEAVAQYDSNTAAVVAYGECGDTAGDGQFYANGALPTLEQVPEEIIPNGEPQLAGELMAADAAAAATAAGAVCDVQEPQDYSENGFFPYTNGYDFAQFYNSLCYPNWFMEQCRMYDDAGLPLYCGGEYAMTNEEVYGHQPSFKKRKKRFRTFEEMPAVNGNSYDVGNATSAMMLEPNATGSETTECVPESQVPSKDAPLQSYQLNADVQEFQPAALPVANSLPNAAKIGDVCTTSNDKVVHHSTKPGNAQPVARSRHPVAPKASKSTSKVVAAVPAAAQAAVTSESATAPNSSPVPVGGKPTSSKANRKKDLIESTLAFAAQNIDLTRPKAAASVSHESDLCWSTIDRNGRKKRVASELPEQDAVTAPGAEKESAAEERANTKHTNGDTVQPVAPTQAAPTTVECSTVPDANGNREQPTKSKKKTHKHKRQQLRKSVGNFSKQPLEGFQLIEPEFSSSAAGHRRGRSGDKAGRAETITPKASNEEATQNVEVSNEKQPSSVSDGLEQETASCEGASRVIEEVAEVATTDVYCDKESDGVPAEVSPTEENVALEVEELIAQKVIPSLAVAVAVEEKTNLNETETEMHHQQTMSVDVEQLEDKEQEPEVEVIAEGVIEESKNDSKSVAQEPEAVEEVFNHVAEGDVEILQEPTELDSTLCVEELIVPHDLDESSAVLSLPVEQHQTMDVQLTIDTHVLTSAAKQLTISSVSSPKLPTLEEDETEEQADGADDGIGSEGDDARPKRGSVSGAGYTESIDSGLQSPAPCGGVASPETSSMVSSIESQPASGESSQSALTQVVGSWLLRKLEVHETEELFVLPSNPLLIQRLERFHQLQRRERRERLRGVITSESEGDEEEEYDLEGEDTDSDYMSDGQGRLDRTQSDDANSSQPGSPLNSTQQEGADAAPKTLPDDAGTLLVGLDEGKRQAPAVHANGEHKSAAMVHRAADSKRCSIM; encoded by the exons ATGCCGATTCCGAACACGCGGACACACATTG GACACAGGCACAAAATGCACAATGGCGCTACTAGTCTAGCTGCAAAGGTCGGAAAAGAGTTTGCACCTAGAACTGATGTAATAAtagaagagcagcagcagcagcatcagcagaagGAAATGCAAGGAAATGAGCGTGTGCAGGAGCAAAGTGGGAATCGAACCGACACCAGCACCGGCAGCGACTGTGTGGCAGGCTCGGAACGACGTCCCATCGGTTCCTACCATAGACGTCGACCTCCTCCGTACAACAACTCGCGAACCAGCTGGAGCGGAGGAGCGGCGTCCACCGGATCGAACAATGGCCGCAGCGGCCATTACCACCGTAACGGTTACTATGGTAATGGGGGTGGATATTATGGCGCGGGCAAACGATCGCACTACGAGCACTACCCACGACGGCAGCAACCATCGGCCAGCACGAACAGAACGACCTCCGGCGAGGGAGGAGAAACAGGAGGAACTACGATTAACGACG ATGAGTACACCCGAATAACAACCCCACGACAGGACGTGCTCTTCAAGAAGGGCTACCTGTCCCGTCCGAAGCCTTCGGTCGCGACGGCCAGTACGTCGAACACGGGCTCCAGCTCGATCGCGGCCACCACCAGCGAGGGCAGCGATGGGGGCAACGGAGGCAGCAACAGCATTTCCACGACGGAATCCATCACGTCCGAGTACGGTGGGTCGTATGCGGCCGACGGCAGCCAGCTGATTGACTATTCCTACCCCTGCATTCCGTGCGGCTACTTCACGGAAACGGGCGTACTTGTGATGAATG GTTTTGCTGTAGACAACAATGGCTTTTCGTACTTTAACGGTGGCCAGACGTACATCTACCCACCGAACTACAACAACTGCCAACCGTCACCGCCGACAGACACGACGTCCGCCGGGGACCAAACGACGGATTCGATGCTTTACGCAAATGACAATGCAACGGACGAAACGAACGCGAACGAATCGACTGATCTGCTGGATGGATCGTCTCCGAACCATGCGCCACCGGTCGGTGATGTTGAGGCTGTGGCGCAGTACGACAGCAACACAGCTGCCGTTGTCGCTTACGGTGAGTGCGGTGACACCGCCGGTGATGGTCAGTTCTACGCGAACGGTGCCCTTCCCACGCTGGAGCAGGTGCCGGAAGAGATCATTCCGAACGGCGAACCACAGCTGGCCGGGGAGCTGATGgccgctgatgctgctgctgctgctactgctgctggcgcAGTGTGTGACGTGCAGGAGCCGCAGGACTACTCGGAGAATGGGTTCTTCCCGTACACGAATGGGTACGATTTCGCTCAGTTCTACAATTCGCTTTGCTATCCCAACTGGTTCATGGAACAGTGCCGCATGTACGATGATGCTG GTTTACCATTATACTGCGGTGGCGAGTACGCTATGACAAATGAGGAGGTCTACGGACATCAGCCGAGCTTTAAGAAGCGCAAAAAGCGGTTCCGTACCTTTGAGGAG ATGCCGGCAGTAAACGGTAACTCTTATGACGTTGGAAACGCCACATCTGCAATGATG CTTGAACCCAACGCTACCGGTAGCGAGACTACCGAATGTGTGCCAGAAAGCCAAGTTCCTTCTAAAGATGCGCCTCTTCAGTCGTATCAACTAAATGCCGACGTGCAGGAGTTCCAACCTGCTGCACTGCCGGTGGCCAACTCACTTCCAAACGCCGCCAAGATTGGAGACGTCTGTACCACGTCGAACGACAAAGTGGTTCATCACAGCACCAAGCCAGGCAACGCTCAACCAGTGGCGAGAAGTCGTCATCCAGTAGCACCAAAAGCTTCAAAATCTACGTCCAAAGTAGTAGCGGCTgtgcctgctgctgcccaaGCTGCCGTTACTTCAGAGTCAGCTACAGCACCAAACTCATCTCCAGTGCCAGTTGGTGGAAAGCCAACGTCCAGCAAAGCTAACCGCAAGAAGGATTTGATCGAGTCGACGCTTGCCTTCGCCGCCCAGAACATTGATCTCACGCGCCCGAAAGCGGCTGCATCGGTGTCCCACGAGAGCGACCTGTGCTGGAGCACCATCGATCGGAATGGCCGGAAGAAGCGTGTTGCATCGGAGCTGCCGGAGCAGGATGCGGTCACTGCGCCTGGAGCGGAGAAGGAATCTGCTGCGGAAGAGCGCGCGAACACGAAACACACGAACGGCGACACAGTGCAGCCAGTTGCACCGACACAAGCTGCGCCTACTACGGTAGAATGTTCCACGGTGCCGGACGCGAACGGTAACCGGGAGCAGCCAACTAAGAGTAAGAAAAagacacacaagcacaaaagACAGCAGCTCCGGAAGTCGGTGGGCAACTTCAGCAAGCAACCGCTGGAAGGATTTCAGCTAATCGAGCCGGAATTTTCGTCCTCGGCGGCGGGACACCGCCGTGGACGAAGTGGTGATAAGGCAGGACGTGCTGAGACGATCACGCCGAAAGCTAGCAATGAAGAGGCAACACAGAATGTTGAAGTCAGCAATGAGAAGCAGCCGTCCTCTGTGTCGGACGGCCTGGAGCAAGAAACGGCATCATGTGAGGGAGCTAGTCGCGTTATTGAAGAGGTTGCAGAGGTTGCAACTACAGACGTGTATTGTGATAAGGAAAGCGATGGTGTGCCAGCCGAAGTATCGCCCACGGAAGAGAATGTTGCGTTGGAGGTAGAGGAATTAATCGCTCAAAAAGTCATCCCCTCGctagctgttgctgttgcggtgGAGGAGAAAACTAATCTAAACGAGACTGAGACTGAAATGCACCACCAACAAACGATGTCTGTGGACGTCGAGCAACTGGAAGACAAGGAACAGGAGCCAGAAGTTGAAGTTATCGCCGAAGGAGTGATTGAGGAGAGCAAAAATGACTCCAAATCGGTTGCTCAGGAACCTGAAGCGGTGGAAGAGGTGTTCAACCATGTTGCCGAAGGAGATGTTGAGATTTTACAGGAGCCAACCGAGCTTGACAGCACACTTTGCGTAGAGGAACTCATAGTTCCCCATGATCTCGATGAGTCCAGCGCAGTTTTGTCCCTCCCGGTCGAACAGCACCAAACAATGGACGTCCAGCTGACGATCGACACGCACGTGCTTACCAGTGCTGCCAAACAGCTGACGATCAGTTCCGTCAGCAGCCCCAAATTGCCCACACTCGAAGAGGACGAAACGGAGGAGCAAGCCGACGGGGCGGATGATGGCATTGGATCGGAGGGTGACGACGCGCGTCCCAAGCGTGGCAGCGTCTCCGGCGCTGGATACACCGAAAGCATCGACTCGGGTCTACAGAGCCCGGCGCCGTGCGGTGGAGTTGCCTCGCCCGAAACCTCGTCCATGGTGAGCTCAATCGAAAGCCAACCGGCCAGCGGTGAATCAAGCCAGTCCGCTCTGACCCAGGTGGTAGGTTCGTGGCTGTTGCGAAAGCTGGAAGTGCACGAAACCGAGGAGTTGTTTGTACTGCCGAGCAATCCGCTGCTGATTCAGCGTCTCGAGCGGTTCCACCAGCTGCAGCGCCGCGAACGCCGCGAGCGACTTCGGGGAGTGATCACGTCCGAGTCGGAGGGGGATGAAGAGGAAGAGTACGATCTCGAGGGAGAGGACACGGACAGTGACTACATGAGCGATGGACAAGGAAGGCTAGATCGCACACAGTCTGACGACGCCAACAGCTCCCAGCCGGGATCGCCGCTTAACTCCACCCAGCAGGAAGGTGCTGACGCTGCGCCGAAAACTCTGCCCGATGATGCGGGGACACTGTTGGTCGGGCTGGATGAAGGCAAGCGACAGGCGCCAGCCGTTCATGCCAACGGGGAACACAAATCCGCAGCAATGGTGCATCGGGCGGCCGACTCAAAGCGCTGCTCGATCATGTAG